AATTTCAGAACTGTCTCACTTACAATTTCATCTTCCAAACTCTGCAAGAGCATGATTCAAATCAGAAGATGCGAAAATACCAAGAGGAATGACCACAAACTATAACCAAAAAATATCTCTGTTTGAATGGCCATTTTTGCGTAAATGTTCAGCCTCAGAACAAAGTCTAAACACCGTGACTATTAGGATACTGTCTCTCTAGTATGAAGTGCTGATAAAAGTATGAATACAGAAGACATGCATCTAATAAAGAATAAATCGTAATATAATGTACCTGAAAGGCATTAATCATAAAAACTAAGTAATTTGTCTTTTCTGCTATATTTAAATCAATCCCCTGCAATAGAATAAGATGAGTCAAACCACAATACTTTATTGGAATATTTAAATTACACCAAAAGTGATATAAAACCGATGATCATAAATGTAACCGTAACTAACATTCTACAGAACTAAAAAACTAGTCTTTGCACGAGTTTAAGGTTATCATTATAATATCCAACAAAATCAACTAATTCACAAGTAGTTTAGGAGAGTTGAGAGTTGTGAGTATATGACAGAACAAAACTGGTTGACTTTCACATTTAgaaaaatagtttcaaaatcACTCAACAGCAGCTCGAAGAAACAGAACACAAACCTCTTTGAGTTTAATGACCCTCTCCAAAAATCCTTTAAACACATCTTTCTTATCATAAAAGCACATCCAAGCCGCAACATTCTCTCGAAACTGCaaattagaaaacaaaaatacatcaaaaatcATCAAGTACAGTTGCATCAAGTTCACATTTCCGTTTTTGGAATTACCTTTTCATTCACCATGAGAATCATGGACATAACATGCTCAAACGTCGCCGTTTCGGGGTCGAAATTCGGCCATAGATAATTCTCCAAATACTGACTAACTTCCAAAATCATAACTCTCTGCAACGGCACTGGTTTTCTTCCCTCTTTAACTTTCAATTCCTTTTCATATATCTTCTTAACTAACTCCGGATCAAACTCTTCGCTCTTACTCTTGTCATCACTGCCACTTGTCTTCAGCCAATTGGCCGCTGCAATTTTAGTTAAGTGGTCGCGTTGAATCTCCGATAGGGTTATTGAGTTAGGAAGAGCTGAACCGGACTTGGCATCCGCCGGTTTGCTGTCGCCAGGCTGAGATTGTAACTCGACCGGGTACTCAGCTACTCTGTGGCGCTTGAAATCGTACGCGCCGGTGCCGTGCACTTTGGTCATGATGTACTGTATGGAATGAGAAAAATTAGAGCATAATATGTGGACGGAATTAGTTGAAGAAATGGGGTTTTAGAAGAgaaattagggttagggtttatgtGTTGGTGACAGTTTGTTGAAGCGCGGTAGTGTTAAACCCTGCGCTGCCTGCTAATGAGAAGAAGTGGGGAAATCAATGGCGGTTTTAGCTTGAAAATTGACAGTCGGGTCTCGATTACCCGCTTCGTTTTATGGATAATTTTAGTAATGATAATTGCAACAAAGTCCTTGGATCTGGCTAGAAATACAATATAGGTactttaatttcaataaaactAAGGAGAACAAtcaattaaaacgtttaacaatgaattggaaaaataaaaaatatagaagcAATACTTTAAATCCCAAGCggttttatgttatttctttttcaaaaaaaatgttcCTAAACAAATATTAAACACGTTCAAACTTCTCAAAAACACATGTCACACGTCGCCTGAAAACGTGGCAATGCGCGTCAACAAACGCGCCATTTCACGTAATCAAACGTGTGAGCGCGCGTTGGTAGGAAAACGTGTAGGCGCATTAGCTAACCACACCCTAATTCCACCATTGTAGAAAATAGAAATGTGAGAAAAAGgtgtaaataattaaaatatagggatatatttataaatgttaaaacctataaaattttaaatatctagaattttatttataaaaaaatatacacgaataaaaatattaagataattaataaaataaattgtttgaaaccaatcaaaacttaAGTTCATAACTAATTGAAATTAGTATTTTTAAGttttacaattataataaaaatataatatagtccgacaaaattaaaaagattagaGAGTGTTTGATATATCACATAAGTAACTCTTTAAGAGTTATACACTTTTTGAAAAACGAGtttttattaagaaataaatatcTAGCTTTATTATTTGTAGGAACGCCTCCAAACGTTATTTAAGAGTTCTTGAGAATTTTGGAAATAGAAACGTTTCTGAAACTGGAAAATGCAGATTCCGTAACTATATCTTATATATAGGTAAATGATAAAATATGACACCAATGTAACTAAGAATTTCTCATTCCATAGAGGCACCTCATTTAAACTTGTTAAAAGAAGATTTGCTTTATAAACTTGTTATAACTGCCAACGTTGATCATGTCATTAAAGCTCTTTGCACATGAGGTGTAAACTGGAGGTTTTTTCTATAGAAGTTGAGACTAATATTTCACCACATAAGGTAAAAATTGTAGGTGTAAATTGCAGGTTCATGCCCGGTTTATCTTTTCTTTACACATTGTTGGGAATGATGCGACGGATTAAGGTATCTAATCTATAGGAAATTCGGACAAGTCTTCCAAGTCGTCAAGATCAAATTGTAATTCTGGTTCTTCATCTTCGGAGGCCCAGGGTAATAGAGATTCCTCCATTTCCAGGTCCAAATTCTTATAATAAGTATGCCACTTCAACCCAAAACTCCGCGTTAATTCTTCTTCCTTCTTCGCAGCCTCCTTTCCAGCTCCTTCTGCAGAAGACGATGGTTCTTCTTTACCTTCAGGACTTGTATTCTGAGGAGCAATCTCACTCGGGCCCGATATATTGTTCCGAAACTCAATCAGCATTTGCACACAACCGTTTAGTTTGTCTTGATCCTGATAGAATGCAGTTTCAGTTTCAGAATCCAGATTAggaatatgaattttaaaagagttttaaagTTTACCATATTGATTCTGGTCCCTGTGAACTTTTCCTTGTATTCTGAATGAATTTGAGCTGAGCAAGAGACTAGAATAGCCGATGCTGCTAAGACTGAACACTTGAACTGCGTAAACTTTATTTCTGTCATACCAATTAACATCATTTCAGGAATTTTCAATCAACCGaaaccgaaaaataaaattcatgatGACTACTCATCTCACCAGCTTGTGATTGAATTATGAGTTGAATGATACTTGGTGTCAAGCTCATCTCTGGTTCTGCTACTAAACTCAGTAAATACTGAACAAAGCAAAGCGCATTCACACGAAATGCATAGATTGTTCTCAGAACCATCTTCTCAACTCGGTTCAAATCTTTCAGTTCGATTCGCAGATCTGGGAAGTTCGTCTGTTGATGCAACCATATAAGTACAAAATGGCACTGGGAAACATTATATGAACGAAGTTTGGTATACATACCGATAAAACTGCGTTTTTGAAACCGCGAGTCATCATCTTCCAAGCAATGCATAGGCAAGCAACAGCTAGAACACGACTACGATAAGCCACATCTGTATCTCCTAAAGTCTTATTAATccaagaaaaaaattcaactgaGTACACATTAATATCAATTATATACTACAGAAACTGAAAATTATAATAAGTGCAGAATTACAATACCGGCAGTTCATGTTTCGAAATGAATTCATCCAAGTAGTTCATAGCCATATACGGAATGGACGCATCAAACTGAGATTTGTTTCCGAAACGAATTATCCGACTACGGTACATGTAAGAGCCACAAAACTGATACAAGAAATGAATTCTTGGTCATTCAAGAATCAAAGAATGAGTCATAAAATTCCTCCTAACCAAACAAAACCTTACAATCTTTAATCTTTAACGAGAAAAGAttatcaaatcaacaaattcaTGATAAAATCTtgcaaactttttttttcttgaaaaccAAACAGTACGTACGTAGTTGCAAAATAGTAAAGAATGACTTACTTGAGCGAAAAACGATGCGAAATTGGGTCTGAGAAGATGAATATTTGGATCATTAAAGGCTTGAACAGAGAGACACTGACATTCCTTCTGAAAGAATTCTTCTACTTCTGAATCATCGTAGCAGTGGTTAAATTGCTCTGCCATTTTCTTGGTTTTCTTGAACAAGAATTAAAGAGAGAGTGTTTAAGTAATGTTAAGTGAACTGAAATGTGTAAGACGGCTCTTGTTAATTACAGTTATATAATCTCTCAAGATTCGTCGGTTATGTTAACGGTTTTCTCTTCTATATTTTTACGAATTTTAAAGTAGCTTATTGCaaaatatgataattttattttatttattttcttaaaataattttttttgttgtttcagTTTCCAGCGCTTCGCCTTGACTAATTTATTCAGTTTAACCGTAGTGAAGACTACCATATCGAcaataaatatgatttttttttgttcttagAAGATGCTCTGATTTTAATTTGAGACTCGAAGAGAGTCTCATAAAAGTAAACAAAAGTCCTTGTATAAATGAATCAAAAACAATTAGTTAAAgtgaataaaattatttagtatCTATTAATATTCAATCACATCTTCAACAAAATGATTGTCATGATTATAGTAATATTGAGCATATACCACTTGTGCTATTTTGGTACAGGATTAAAGGAGAAAAATACAAT
This window of the Mercurialis annua linkage group LG5, ddMerAnnu1.2, whole genome shotgun sequence genome carries:
- the LOC126682573 gene encoding cyclin-D4-2-like, with amino-acid sequence MAEQFNHCYDDSEVEEFFQKECQCLSVQAFNDPNIHLLRPNFASFFAQFCGSYMYRSRIIRFGNKSQFDASIPYMAMNYLDEFISKHELPTLGDTDVAYRSRVLAVACLCIAWKMMTRGFKNAVLSTNFPDLRIELKDLNRVEKMVLRTIYAFRVNALCFVQYLLSLVAEPEMSLTPSIIQLIIQSQAEIKFTQFKCSVLAASAILVSCSAQIHSEYKEKFTGTRINMDQDKLNGCVQMLIEFRNNISGPSEIAPQNTSPEGKEEPSSSAEGAGKEAAKKEEELTRSFGLKWHTYYKNLDLEMEESLLPWASEDEEPELQFDLDDLEDLSEFPID